A single Bifidobacterium scardovii JCM 12489 = DSM 13734 DNA region contains:
- a CDS encoding alpha/beta hydrolase yields the protein MSVLSSPQSPSNATDDDGAIHIPNNPTFAGLARVTRNVAYKTGADDLVMDIIAPQSYGDGDDRRYPTVVFVQGSAWTTPDRDYEVPQLSALARRGYVVASVNHRDATRDVRHVFPAYLQDVKAAIRYLRAHAAEWHVDPARVGIWGTSSGGNTALLVGLTAQDPAYEDGTCPGVSDAVDFVVSCFPPTDLIEAVDAFGHDDDPFRLYYAGPFAAVVGATPETGITDEVRARAKAMSPYYQVRDGRDYPPMLLLHGTADKVVPYGQSVKMRRLLADRGYEARLVLVDGADHERDFWSQPVLDTIFDFIVRHS from the coding sequence ATGAGTGTTCTCTCGTCGCCGCAGTCGCCGTCCAATGCCACGGACGACGATGGCGCCATCCACATTCCGAACAATCCGACCTTCGCCGGACTCGCCCGCGTGACGCGCAACGTTGCATACAAGACGGGCGCGGACGATCTGGTGATGGATATCATCGCGCCGCAATCGTACGGGGACGGTGACGATCGCAGATATCCCACCGTCGTGTTCGTGCAGGGCAGCGCATGGACGACGCCGGATCGCGACTACGAAGTGCCGCAGTTGTCGGCGCTCGCCCGCCGCGGCTACGTCGTGGCGAGCGTGAACCACCGCGATGCGACCCGCGACGTGCGGCATGTGTTCCCGGCCTATCTGCAGGACGTCAAGGCCGCGATCCGCTATCTGCGCGCGCATGCGGCCGAATGGCACGTTGACCCCGCCCGCGTCGGCATCTGGGGTACCTCGTCCGGCGGCAACACCGCGCTTCTGGTCGGCCTGACCGCGCAGGACCCCGCCTATGAGGACGGCACCTGCCCCGGGGTGAGCGATGCGGTGGACTTCGTGGTCAGCTGCTTCCCTCCGACCGATCTGATCGAGGCCGTCGACGCGTTCGGCCACGACGATGACCCCTTCCGCTTGTACTACGCCGGCCCGTTCGCCGCCGTGGTCGGCGCCACGCCGGAGACGGGGATCACCGATGAGGTGCGTGCGCGGGCCAAGGCCATGAGTCCGTACTATCAGGTCCGCGACGGCCGGGACTATCCGCCGATGCTGCTGCTGCACGGCACCGCCGACAAGGTGGTGCCGTACGGCCAGTCGGTGAAGATGCGCCGGCTGCTCGCCGACCGCGGCTATGAGGCGCGGCTCGTGCTGGTCGACGGGGCGGATCACGAGCGCGACTTCTGGAGCCAGCCCGTGCTGGATACGATCTTCGATTTCATCGTCCGGCATAGCTGA
- a CDS encoding ABC transporter substrate-binding protein — MRKGYLFKAVGAASALAMITGLAACGSDTASTDNGGKVEISFQTKNLKGGYEDYFTKLIAEFEKENPNITVKWIDQPGEGYVDKLSTDAAAGELPDVFDLMPGDAYPFAKAGAIENISKSDPDAEKNYTEGSWAGLTFSGFGIDEGAYGYPWYLTAGSMFYNKSVLEECGVDSSKIPTNWEEYFSMADQFAKTCGNTGKYWDASVPTIGDFAVYGVDQMNKDQTKFTINSDKGVEFVQHYVDMYKEGVFSKEAAASNGTQSTDQFKQGMVAARRGFMYDLKDMQENAPDLYKNIAVGPGLGGETLGSSMEMLSVSATSKHKEEAMKLAAFVTNNKNQVDFAKSSQTFPSSAEGYDDDYFQNVDESTLEGQVIKMVASRLKTAKVTDPAQFTSQDSTELLEQLGAAITGQITAKEALDSVVESANARLNQ, encoded by the coding sequence ATGCGTAAGGGATACCTGTTCAAGGCGGTTGGCGCCGCATCGGCATTGGCCATGATCACCGGACTCGCCGCGTGCGGATCCGACACCGCATCCACGGACAACGGCGGCAAGGTGGAGATCAGCTTCCAGACCAAGAACCTCAAGGGAGGCTACGAGGATTACTTCACCAAGCTGATCGCCGAATTCGAAAAGGAGAACCCGAACATCACGGTCAAGTGGATCGACCAGCCGGGTGAAGGCTACGTCGACAAGCTCTCCACCGATGCGGCCGCGGGCGAGCTGCCCGATGTGTTCGATCTGATGCCGGGCGATGCGTATCCGTTCGCCAAGGCCGGCGCCATCGAAAACATCTCCAAGTCCGATCCCGATGCCGAGAAGAACTACACCGAGGGCTCCTGGGCCGGCCTGACCTTCAGCGGCTTCGGCATCGACGAAGGTGCCTACGGCTACCCGTGGTACCTCACCGCCGGCTCGATGTTCTATAACAAGTCCGTCCTCGAGGAGTGCGGCGTCGATTCCTCCAAGATCCCGACCAATTGGGAGGAATACTTCTCCATGGCCGACCAGTTCGCCAAGACGTGCGGCAACACCGGCAAGTACTGGGACGCCTCGGTGCCGACCATCGGCGATTTCGCGGTCTACGGCGTCGACCAGATGAACAAGGACCAGACCAAGTTCACGATCAACTCCGACAAGGGCGTCGAATTCGTCCAGCACTACGTCGACATGTACAAGGAAGGCGTGTTCAGCAAGGAGGCCGCGGCCTCGAACGGCACGCAGTCCACCGATCAGTTCAAGCAGGGCATGGTCGCGGCGCGTCGTGGCTTCATGTACGACCTCAAGGACATGCAGGAGAACGCCCCCGACCTGTACAAGAACATCGCGGTCGGCCCCGGACTCGGCGGCGAGACGCTCGGCTCCTCGATGGAGATGCTGTCCGTCAGCGCCACCTCCAAGCACAAGGAGGAGGCCATGAAGTTGGCCGCGTTCGTGACCAACAACAAGAACCAGGTCGATTTCGCGAAGTCCTCGCAGACCTTCCCGTCCAGCGCCGAAGGCTATGACGACGACTACTTCCAGAACGTCGACGAAAGCACGCTGGAAGGCCAGGTCATCAAGATGGTCGCCAGTCGCCTGAAGACCGCGAAGGTCACCGATCCGGCCCAGTTCACTTCGCAGGATTCCACCGAACTGCTCGAGCAGCTCGGAGCGGCGATCACCGGACAGATCACCGCCAAGGAAGCCCTTGACTCGGTGGTCGAATCCGCCAACGCGAGGCTCAACCAGTGA
- a CDS encoding carbohydrate ABC transporter permease — protein sequence MHSKKVSSATVLRYVVLALIFVLLVGPIIWQVSLAFKGKGDNIYAVPPYFIPKDFTWSNFAKVFQQVPVLHYAWNSLIVTAITVIGNVIISTTCGYALGKLKFRGKTAVLILIFGAMLIPGEAVLVSQFLEIRAMHLNNTLMGVALPGLCQAMNILIMMTAFAGIPNELEEAAKVDGANVWQRFFRICMPQVMGSITVTVIFSFVGAWNNFLWPMIVLSDDAKYTLTIGLNKLKGAFLTDPRLIAAGAVIALIPIVIFFLIFQRYFFKGVEAGGLKG from the coding sequence ATGCATAGCAAGAAAGTCTCGTCGGCGACCGTGCTGCGCTACGTGGTGCTGGCCCTAATCTTCGTCCTGCTGGTCGGTCCGATCATCTGGCAGGTGTCGCTGGCCTTCAAGGGCAAGGGCGACAACATCTACGCGGTGCCGCCCTACTTCATCCCCAAGGACTTCACCTGGAGCAACTTCGCCAAGGTGTTCCAGCAGGTCCCGGTGCTGCACTACGCATGGAACTCGCTGATCGTCACGGCCATCACCGTGATCGGCAACGTGATCATCTCGACCACCTGCGGCTATGCGCTCGGCAAGCTCAAGTTCCGCGGCAAGACCGCCGTGCTGATCCTCATCTTCGGCGCCATGCTGATCCCCGGCGAGGCCGTGCTCGTCTCCCAGTTCCTCGAGATCCGGGCGATGCACCTCAACAACACCCTGATGGGAGTCGCTCTGCCCGGCCTGTGCCAGGCGATGAACATCCTCATCATGATGACGGCGTTCGCCGGCATCCCCAACGAGTTGGAGGAAGCCGCGAAGGTGGACGGCGCCAACGTGTGGCAGCGTTTCTTCCGCATCTGCATGCCGCAGGTCATGGGCAGCATCACCGTCACGGTCATCTTCTCGTTCGTCGGCGCGTGGAACAACTTCCTGTGGCCGATGATCGTGCTGTCGGACGATGCCAAGTACACGCTGACGATCGGACTGAACAAGCTCAAGGGCGCGTTCCTGACGGATCCGAGGCTGATCGCGGCCGGCGCGGTGATCGCGCTGATCCCGATCGTCATCTTCTTCCTGATCTTCCAGCGCTACTTCTTCAAGGGAGTGGAGGCCGGAGGACTCAAGGGATAA
- a CDS encoding carbohydrate ABC transporter permease, with amino-acid sequence MSREAGARTPARGRRLRANTVDTSHRIKAQSAIAPWLFVAPAVILTLVFSLGPFINTIRLSFTDATMLKPGSFVGLASYKAVLSDPTLRDALINSTVYAVCMAPCMVVLPLILAVLVNKKTRIMSFFRVSFYIPAVAGSVISGLIFTNLLSTRGLINAIFQALKWITEPIPFLQDRWLLLFSAMLITVWGGLGYYMVIYLAALANIDESLYEAASLDGAGPIRQFVSVTMPGCRMTMVLILLLSSVAAFRVFNEVYILTGGSGGIGGKDMTMTMLIMREGTGLTARTGYASALSIIMFFILGILTAVEFYFQNKGDD; translated from the coding sequence ATCAGTCGTGAGGCGGGGGCCAGGACCCCCGCCCGCGGCCGGCGGCTCCGCGCCAACACCGTCGACACCAGCCACCGCATCAAGGCCCAAAGCGCCATTGCGCCATGGCTGTTCGTCGCACCAGCCGTCATTCTGACCCTTGTCTTCTCCCTCGGCCCGTTCATCAATACGATCCGACTGTCCTTCACGGACGCGACGATGCTCAAGCCCGGCTCCTTCGTCGGCTTGGCATCCTATAAGGCGGTACTCAGCGATCCCACACTGCGCGATGCGCTGATCAACTCCACGGTCTACGCCGTGTGCATGGCGCCATGCATGGTGGTCCTGCCGCTGATCCTGGCCGTGCTGGTCAACAAGAAGACCCGCATCATGAGCTTCTTCCGGGTGTCCTTCTACATCCCGGCCGTCGCCGGCTCGGTCATTTCCGGCTTGATCTTCACCAACCTGCTGAGCACGCGCGGCCTGATCAACGCGATCTTCCAAGCGCTCAAATGGATCACCGAGCCGATCCCGTTCCTGCAGGACCGCTGGCTTCTGCTGTTCAGCGCCATGCTCATCACCGTGTGGGGCGGTCTCGGCTACTACATGGTGATCTACCTGGCGGCGCTGGCCAACATCGACGAGTCGCTGTACGAGGCGGCGTCGCTGGACGGCGCCGGACCGATCCGCCAGTTCGTTTCGGTGACCATGCCCGGATGCCGCATGACGATGGTGCTGATCCTGCTGCTGTCCTCGGTCGCCGCGTTCCGCGTGTTCAACGAGGTCTACATCCTCACCGGCGGTTCGGGTGGCATCGGAGGCAAGGACATGACGATGACCATGCTCATCATGCGCGAGGGCACCGGCCTGACGGCTCGTACCGGCTACGCGAGCGCGCTGAGCATCATCATGTTCTTCATCCTCGGCATCCTCACCGCGGTCGAGTTCTACTTCCAGAACAAGGGAGATGACTGA